One window of the Anoplolepis gracilipes chromosome 9, ASM4749672v1, whole genome shotgun sequence genome contains the following:
- the LOC140669216 gene encoding monocarboxylate transporter 9 isoform X5, with translation MSPKNKTESEYSVEEQSRLTGADGPGGDEASPEDEGGSLCEYHDIPPPPDGGYGWVVVFASFMCNMIVDGIAYTFGVFLGEFVKYFGEGKGKTAWVGSLLSGMYLSAGPVVSALTNKYGCRAVCMAGSFLGAAAFVLSTFSSSVNMLMMTYGIMGGIGFGLIYLPAVVCVGYYFETKRSLATGIAVCGSGFGTFAFAPLATILLETYSWKGANLILAGLILNCAVFGAMMRPLEYPKASSVKPLLQRMAEEKRFQMERGSIGGSYFMVQLPDGSMEKRMKMPINIDPGVHSSFNLDQLVPGTPLTPVPTVPTLPTISEVKVQEHSSSGHTSDSSMDLKNISNKPKSKNIEETKDAEKTKDAEKPENEFNKTIIPRNASQPAFTTHVQGLPKNGSVPFFDRIRKTSTSERYKPSLSAIKNSRTTLNSNGDIRKSLHLRLSTSSMLGSRNNNAEVDDGESITFTTSKTSIPKEKPMMVRPLSRKDIFYSGSVVNLPEYQSQKSLANYRQSVISIPKSVRGDVVDMEKGQQQPLCPCLVLPDSFKEALATMMDMSLLKDPVFLLIGISNVFGMAGLYVPFVYLVDAAVLDGIESNSASFLLSIIGITNTIGRVACGYVADFPQVDSLLLNNICLIISTIAVAATPFCHTYAAYIIMSIFFGIAISGYISLTSIILVDLLGLDKLTNAFGLLILFRGAAAIVGSPLAGAVYDATQSYSIPFFMAGFFFLISTVTSFMAPAMKRCTTPQTQPVILDTLTPIDEDIEEENEEDLPEIIETAPSPLEPPEKEIKQIESVL, from the exons ATGTCGCCTAAAAATAAG ACGGAGAGCGAATATTCTGTAGAAGAACAATCGAGATTAACGGGGGCCGATGGACCAGGAGGCGATGAAGCTTCGCCGGAAGATGAAGGAGGTTCACTCTGCGAATATCACGATATACCACCCCCACCTGACGGTGGTTATGGTTGGGTGGTGGTATTTGCATCGTTTATGTGCAACATGATAGTGGACGGTATTGCCTATACGTTCGGCGTCTTTCTAGGGGAGTTTGTTAAATACTTTGGGGAAGGAAAGGGCAAGACAGCTTGGGTCGGCTCGTTGCTGTCTGGAATGTACCTTAGCGCTG GTCCTGTTGTCAGTGCTTTAACAAATAAGTATGGCTGTAGAGCAGTGTGTATGGCAGGAAGTTTCTTAGGCGCCGCCGCATTTGTACTTTCAACATTTTCAAGCAGTGTAAATATGCTTATGATGACTTACGGTATTATGGGAG GAATTGGATTTGGTTTGATATATCTACCTGCAGTAGTTTGCGTAGGCtattattttgaaactaaaagaTCCTTAGCTACGGGTATCGCTGTATGCGGATCGGGATTCGGCACGTTCGCATTCGCGCCTCTCGCGACCATATTGCTTGAGACGTACAGCTGGAAGGGAGCAAATCTAATCCTGGCTGGCCTCATCTTAAATTGCGCA GTATTTGGTGCCATGATGAGGCCTTTGGAATATCCGAAAGCTTCCTCCGTTAAACCATTATTACAAAGAATGGCCGAAGAGAAGAGATTTCAGATGGAACGTGGCAGCATCGGTGGTTCTTATTTTATGGTACAATTACCAGACGGATCTATGGAAAAGAGAATGAAAATGCCCATCAATATTGATCCTGGTGTTCATTCCAGCTTCAATTTAGACCAATTAGTGCCTG GAACTCCTTTAACACCAGTTCCAACGGTGCCAACCCTTCCAACTATATCCGAAGTGAAGGTACAAGAACACTCTTCCAGTGGACATACCAGCGACAGCAGCATggatttaaagaatatttcgaataaacctaaaagcaaaaatatcgagGAAACTAAAGACGCGGAGAAAACCAAGGACGCGGAGAAGCCCGAGAATGAATTTAATAAGACGATAATCCCCAGAAACGCATCGCAGCCGGCTTTCACGACCCACGTTCAAGGTTTGCCTAAAAACGGCTCTGTGCCATTCTTCGATAGAATTCGTAAAACGAGTACCAGCGAGCGCTACAAGCCCAGCCTTAGTGCAATAAAAAACTCTAGGACAACGCTTAACTCTAATGGAGATATCAGAAAGAGCTTGCATCTGAGACTTTCCACAAGTAGTATGCTGGGATCGCGAAATAATAACGCTGAAGTTGAT GATGGTGAGAGTATTACTTTTACTACCAGTAAAACTAGTATTCCAAAGGAAAAACCAATGATGGTCCGTCCCTTGTCGAGAAAGGATATTTTCTACAGTGGTAGCGTAGTCAATTTACCAGAATACCAAAGCCAGAAATCTCTCGCCAATTATCGTCAAAGTGTTATATCTATTCCCAAATCTGTACGTGGTGACGTAGTCGATATGGAAAAAGGGCAacaac aaCCTTTATGCCCTTGCTTGGTATTGCCTGACTCGTTTAAGGAAGCTCTAGCGACAATGATGGATATGTCTTTGTTGAAAGATCCTGTTTTTCTTCTAATTGGTATTAGTAACGTGTTTGGTATGGCTGGATTGTATGTACCTTTTGTATATCTAGTGGATGCTGCGGTCTTAGAT ggaATTGAAAGCAATTCTGCATCGTTCTTATTATCCATTATTGGAATAACGAATACTATAGGTCGTGTTGCTTGTGGATATGTCGCCGACTTTCCGCAAGTTGATTCCTTACTGTTAAACAATATTTGCTTAATTATATCTACAATCGCAGTAGCTGCAACGCCATTTTGCCATACTTACGCAGCTTATATTATCATGAGCATATTTTTCGGAATAGCAATAT ctGGGTATATCTCATTAACATCGATCATTTTGGTGGATCTCTTGGGATTAGATAAATTAACGAACGCTTTCGGCCTTTTAATTCTGTTCAGAGGGGCTGCTGCTATAGTTGGCTCACCCTTAGCGGGCGCTGTTTACGACGCAACGCAAAGCTATAGCATCCCGTTTTTCATGGCAGGGTTTTTCTTCCTTATAAGCACTGTTACTAGTTTCATGGCCCCTGCTATGAAACGGTGCACTACGCCGCag ACTCAACCTGTGATATTAGATACATTGACTCCAATTGACGAAGATATCGAGGAAGAGAACGAGGAGGACTTACCGGAAATAATAGAAACTGCGCCGTCACCCTTAGAACCAcctgaaaaagaaatcaagCAAATAGAGtctgttttataa
- the LOC140669216 gene encoding monocarboxylate transporter 9 isoform X2 yields MGPASSREQIGEQIGDDDGLQIHPKPMILANNIVSTESEYSVEEQSRLTGADGPGGDEASPEDEGGSLCEYHDIPPPPDGGYGWVVVFASFMCNMIVDGIAYTFGVFLGEFVKYFGEGKGKTAWVGSLLSGMYLSAGPVVSALTNKYGCRAVCMAGSFLGAAAFVLSTFSSSVNMLMMTYGIMGGIGFGLIYLPAVVCVGYYFETKRSLATGIAVCGSGFGTFAFAPLATILLETYSWKGANLILAGLILNCAVFGAMMRPLEYPKASSVKPLLQRMAEEKRFQMERGSIGGSYFMVQLPDGSMEKRMKMPINIDPGVHSSFNLDQLVPVPTVPTLPTISEVKVQEHSSSGHTSDSSMDLKNISNKPKSKNIEETKDAEKTKDAEKPENEFNKTIIPRNASQPAFTTHVQGLPKNGSVPFFDRIRKTSTSERYKPSLSAIKNSRTTLNSNGDIRKSLHLRLSTSSMLGSRNNNAEVDDGESITFTTSKTSIPKEKPMMVRPLSRKDIFYSGSVVNLPEYQSQKSLANYRQSVISIPKSVRGDVVDMEKGQQQPLCPCLVLPDSFKEALATMMDMSLLKDPVFLLIGISNVFGMAGLYVPFVYLVDAAVLDGIESNSASFLLSIIGITNTIGRVACGYVADFPQVDSLLLNNICLIISTIAVAATPFCHTYAAYIIMSIFFGIAISGYISLTSIILVDLLGLDKLTNAFGLLILFRGAAAIVGSPLAGAVYDATQSYSIPFFMAGFFFLISTVTSFMAPAMKRCTTPQTQPVILDTLTPIDEDIEEENEEDLPEIIETAPSPLEPPEKEIKQIESVL; encoded by the exons ATGGGCCCCGCCAGCAGTCGCGAGCAGATTGGCGAGCAAATCGGTGACGACGATGGCCTACAGATCCACCCGAAGCCGATGATACTGGCGAACAATATCGTAAGT ACGGAGAGCGAATATTCTGTAGAAGAACAATCGAGATTAACGGGGGCCGATGGACCAGGAGGCGATGAAGCTTCGCCGGAAGATGAAGGAGGTTCACTCTGCGAATATCACGATATACCACCCCCACCTGACGGTGGTTATGGTTGGGTGGTGGTATTTGCATCGTTTATGTGCAACATGATAGTGGACGGTATTGCCTATACGTTCGGCGTCTTTCTAGGGGAGTTTGTTAAATACTTTGGGGAAGGAAAGGGCAAGACAGCTTGGGTCGGCTCGTTGCTGTCTGGAATGTACCTTAGCGCTG GTCCTGTTGTCAGTGCTTTAACAAATAAGTATGGCTGTAGAGCAGTGTGTATGGCAGGAAGTTTCTTAGGCGCCGCCGCATTTGTACTTTCAACATTTTCAAGCAGTGTAAATATGCTTATGATGACTTACGGTATTATGGGAG GAATTGGATTTGGTTTGATATATCTACCTGCAGTAGTTTGCGTAGGCtattattttgaaactaaaagaTCCTTAGCTACGGGTATCGCTGTATGCGGATCGGGATTCGGCACGTTCGCATTCGCGCCTCTCGCGACCATATTGCTTGAGACGTACAGCTGGAAGGGAGCAAATCTAATCCTGGCTGGCCTCATCTTAAATTGCGCA GTATTTGGTGCCATGATGAGGCCTTTGGAATATCCGAAAGCTTCCTCCGTTAAACCATTATTACAAAGAATGGCCGAAGAGAAGAGATTTCAGATGGAACGTGGCAGCATCGGTGGTTCTTATTTTATGGTACAATTACCAGACGGATCTATGGAAAAGAGAATGAAAATGCCCATCAATATTGATCCTGGTGTTCATTCCAGCTTCAATTTAGACCAATTAGTGCCTG TTCCAACGGTGCCAACCCTTCCAACTATATCCGAAGTGAAGGTACAAGAACACTCTTCCAGTGGACATACCAGCGACAGCAGCATggatttaaagaatatttcgaataaacctaaaagcaaaaatatcgagGAAACTAAAGACGCGGAGAAAACCAAGGACGCGGAGAAGCCCGAGAATGAATTTAATAAGACGATAATCCCCAGAAACGCATCGCAGCCGGCTTTCACGACCCACGTTCAAGGTTTGCCTAAAAACGGCTCTGTGCCATTCTTCGATAGAATTCGTAAAACGAGTACCAGCGAGCGCTACAAGCCCAGCCTTAGTGCAATAAAAAACTCTAGGACAACGCTTAACTCTAATGGAGATATCAGAAAGAGCTTGCATCTGAGACTTTCCACAAGTAGTATGCTGGGATCGCGAAATAATAACGCTGAAGTTGAT GATGGTGAGAGTATTACTTTTACTACCAGTAAAACTAGTATTCCAAAGGAAAAACCAATGATGGTCCGTCCCTTGTCGAGAAAGGATATTTTCTACAGTGGTAGCGTAGTCAATTTACCAGAATACCAAAGCCAGAAATCTCTCGCCAATTATCGTCAAAGTGTTATATCTATTCCCAAATCTGTACGTGGTGACGTAGTCGATATGGAAAAAGGGCAacaac aaCCTTTATGCCCTTGCTTGGTATTGCCTGACTCGTTTAAGGAAGCTCTAGCGACAATGATGGATATGTCTTTGTTGAAAGATCCTGTTTTTCTTCTAATTGGTATTAGTAACGTGTTTGGTATGGCTGGATTGTATGTACCTTTTGTATATCTAGTGGATGCTGCGGTCTTAGAT ggaATTGAAAGCAATTCTGCATCGTTCTTATTATCCATTATTGGAATAACGAATACTATAGGTCGTGTTGCTTGTGGATATGTCGCCGACTTTCCGCAAGTTGATTCCTTACTGTTAAACAATATTTGCTTAATTATATCTACAATCGCAGTAGCTGCAACGCCATTTTGCCATACTTACGCAGCTTATATTATCATGAGCATATTTTTCGGAATAGCAATAT ctGGGTATATCTCATTAACATCGATCATTTTGGTGGATCTCTTGGGATTAGATAAATTAACGAACGCTTTCGGCCTTTTAATTCTGTTCAGAGGGGCTGCTGCTATAGTTGGCTCACCCTTAGCGGGCGCTGTTTACGACGCAACGCAAAGCTATAGCATCCCGTTTTTCATGGCAGGGTTTTTCTTCCTTATAAGCACTGTTACTAGTTTCATGGCCCCTGCTATGAAACGGTGCACTACGCCGCag ACTCAACCTGTGATATTAGATACATTGACTCCAATTGACGAAGATATCGAGGAAGAGAACGAGGAGGACTTACCGGAAATAATAGAAACTGCGCCGTCACCCTTAGAACCAcctgaaaaagaaatcaagCAAATAGAGtctgttttataa
- the LOC140669216 gene encoding monocarboxylate transporter 9 isoform X3 — translation MSRVSLNKSQYGSRRVRKISSTESEYSVEEQSRLTGADGPGGDEASPEDEGGSLCEYHDIPPPPDGGYGWVVVFASFMCNMIVDGIAYTFGVFLGEFVKYFGEGKGKTAWVGSLLSGMYLSAGPVVSALTNKYGCRAVCMAGSFLGAAAFVLSTFSSSVNMLMMTYGIMGGIGFGLIYLPAVVCVGYYFETKRSLATGIAVCGSGFGTFAFAPLATILLETYSWKGANLILAGLILNCAVFGAMMRPLEYPKASSVKPLLQRMAEEKRFQMERGSIGGSYFMVQLPDGSMEKRMKMPINIDPGVHSSFNLDQLVPGTPLTPVPTVPTLPTISEVKVQEHSSSGHTSDSSMDLKNISNKPKSKNIEETKDAEKTKDAEKPENEFNKTIIPRNASQPAFTTHVQGLPKNGSVPFFDRIRKTSTSERYKPSLSAIKNSRTTLNSNGDIRKSLHLRLSTSSMLGSRNNNAEVDDGESITFTTSKTSIPKEKPMMVRPLSRKDIFYSGSVVNLPEYQSQKSLANYRQSVISIPKSVRGDVVDMEKGQQQPLCPCLVLPDSFKEALATMMDMSLLKDPVFLLIGISNVFGMAGLYVPFVYLVDAAVLDGIESNSASFLLSIIGITNTIGRVACGYVADFPQVDSLLLNNICLIISTIAVAATPFCHTYAAYIIMSIFFGIAISGYISLTSIILVDLLGLDKLTNAFGLLILFRGAAAIVGSPLAGAVYDATQSYSIPFFMAGFFFLISTVTSFMAPAMKRCTTPQTQPVILDTLTPIDEDIEEENEEDLPEIIETAPSPLEPPEKEIKQIESVL, via the exons ATGTCGCGCGTGTCACTCAACAAGTCGCAGTACGGCTCGCGTCGCGTCCGCAAGATCAGCTCG ACGGAGAGCGAATATTCTGTAGAAGAACAATCGAGATTAACGGGGGCCGATGGACCAGGAGGCGATGAAGCTTCGCCGGAAGATGAAGGAGGTTCACTCTGCGAATATCACGATATACCACCCCCACCTGACGGTGGTTATGGTTGGGTGGTGGTATTTGCATCGTTTATGTGCAACATGATAGTGGACGGTATTGCCTATACGTTCGGCGTCTTTCTAGGGGAGTTTGTTAAATACTTTGGGGAAGGAAAGGGCAAGACAGCTTGGGTCGGCTCGTTGCTGTCTGGAATGTACCTTAGCGCTG GTCCTGTTGTCAGTGCTTTAACAAATAAGTATGGCTGTAGAGCAGTGTGTATGGCAGGAAGTTTCTTAGGCGCCGCCGCATTTGTACTTTCAACATTTTCAAGCAGTGTAAATATGCTTATGATGACTTACGGTATTATGGGAG GAATTGGATTTGGTTTGATATATCTACCTGCAGTAGTTTGCGTAGGCtattattttgaaactaaaagaTCCTTAGCTACGGGTATCGCTGTATGCGGATCGGGATTCGGCACGTTCGCATTCGCGCCTCTCGCGACCATATTGCTTGAGACGTACAGCTGGAAGGGAGCAAATCTAATCCTGGCTGGCCTCATCTTAAATTGCGCA GTATTTGGTGCCATGATGAGGCCTTTGGAATATCCGAAAGCTTCCTCCGTTAAACCATTATTACAAAGAATGGCCGAAGAGAAGAGATTTCAGATGGAACGTGGCAGCATCGGTGGTTCTTATTTTATGGTACAATTACCAGACGGATCTATGGAAAAGAGAATGAAAATGCCCATCAATATTGATCCTGGTGTTCATTCCAGCTTCAATTTAGACCAATTAGTGCCTG GAACTCCTTTAACACCAGTTCCAACGGTGCCAACCCTTCCAACTATATCCGAAGTGAAGGTACAAGAACACTCTTCCAGTGGACATACCAGCGACAGCAGCATggatttaaagaatatttcgaataaacctaaaagcaaaaatatcgagGAAACTAAAGACGCGGAGAAAACCAAGGACGCGGAGAAGCCCGAGAATGAATTTAATAAGACGATAATCCCCAGAAACGCATCGCAGCCGGCTTTCACGACCCACGTTCAAGGTTTGCCTAAAAACGGCTCTGTGCCATTCTTCGATAGAATTCGTAAAACGAGTACCAGCGAGCGCTACAAGCCCAGCCTTAGTGCAATAAAAAACTCTAGGACAACGCTTAACTCTAATGGAGATATCAGAAAGAGCTTGCATCTGAGACTTTCCACAAGTAGTATGCTGGGATCGCGAAATAATAACGCTGAAGTTGAT GATGGTGAGAGTATTACTTTTACTACCAGTAAAACTAGTATTCCAAAGGAAAAACCAATGATGGTCCGTCCCTTGTCGAGAAAGGATATTTTCTACAGTGGTAGCGTAGTCAATTTACCAGAATACCAAAGCCAGAAATCTCTCGCCAATTATCGTCAAAGTGTTATATCTATTCCCAAATCTGTACGTGGTGACGTAGTCGATATGGAAAAAGGGCAacaac aaCCTTTATGCCCTTGCTTGGTATTGCCTGACTCGTTTAAGGAAGCTCTAGCGACAATGATGGATATGTCTTTGTTGAAAGATCCTGTTTTTCTTCTAATTGGTATTAGTAACGTGTTTGGTATGGCTGGATTGTATGTACCTTTTGTATATCTAGTGGATGCTGCGGTCTTAGAT ggaATTGAAAGCAATTCTGCATCGTTCTTATTATCCATTATTGGAATAACGAATACTATAGGTCGTGTTGCTTGTGGATATGTCGCCGACTTTCCGCAAGTTGATTCCTTACTGTTAAACAATATTTGCTTAATTATATCTACAATCGCAGTAGCTGCAACGCCATTTTGCCATACTTACGCAGCTTATATTATCATGAGCATATTTTTCGGAATAGCAATAT ctGGGTATATCTCATTAACATCGATCATTTTGGTGGATCTCTTGGGATTAGATAAATTAACGAACGCTTTCGGCCTTTTAATTCTGTTCAGAGGGGCTGCTGCTATAGTTGGCTCACCCTTAGCGGGCGCTGTTTACGACGCAACGCAAAGCTATAGCATCCCGTTTTTCATGGCAGGGTTTTTCTTCCTTATAAGCACTGTTACTAGTTTCATGGCCCCTGCTATGAAACGGTGCACTACGCCGCag ACTCAACCTGTGATATTAGATACATTGACTCCAATTGACGAAGATATCGAGGAAGAGAACGAGGAGGACTTACCGGAAATAATAGAAACTGCGCCGTCACCCTTAGAACCAcctgaaaaagaaatcaagCAAATAGAGtctgttttataa
- the LOC140669216 gene encoding monocarboxylate transporter 9 isoform X4, with amino-acid sequence MADSADQHLEYFITESEYSVEEQSRLTGADGPGGDEASPEDEGGSLCEYHDIPPPPDGGYGWVVVFASFMCNMIVDGIAYTFGVFLGEFVKYFGEGKGKTAWVGSLLSGMYLSAGPVVSALTNKYGCRAVCMAGSFLGAAAFVLSTFSSSVNMLMMTYGIMGGIGFGLIYLPAVVCVGYYFETKRSLATGIAVCGSGFGTFAFAPLATILLETYSWKGANLILAGLILNCAVFGAMMRPLEYPKASSVKPLLQRMAEEKRFQMERGSIGGSYFMVQLPDGSMEKRMKMPINIDPGVHSSFNLDQLVPGTPLTPVPTVPTLPTISEVKVQEHSSSGHTSDSSMDLKNISNKPKSKNIEETKDAEKTKDAEKPENEFNKTIIPRNASQPAFTTHVQGLPKNGSVPFFDRIRKTSTSERYKPSLSAIKNSRTTLNSNGDIRKSLHLRLSTSSMLGSRNNNAEVDDGESITFTTSKTSIPKEKPMMVRPLSRKDIFYSGSVVNLPEYQSQKSLANYRQSVISIPKSVRGDVVDMEKGQQQPLCPCLVLPDSFKEALATMMDMSLLKDPVFLLIGISNVFGMAGLYVPFVYLVDAAVLDGIESNSASFLLSIIGITNTIGRVACGYVADFPQVDSLLLNNICLIISTIAVAATPFCHTYAAYIIMSIFFGIAISGYISLTSIILVDLLGLDKLTNAFGLLILFRGAAAIVGSPLAGAVYDATQSYSIPFFMAGFFFLISTVTSFMAPAMKRCTTPQTQPVILDTLTPIDEDIEEENEEDLPEIIETAPSPLEPPEKEIKQIESVL; translated from the exons ATGGCCGATTCAGCGGATCAGCATCTAGAGTATTTCATC ACGGAGAGCGAATATTCTGTAGAAGAACAATCGAGATTAACGGGGGCCGATGGACCAGGAGGCGATGAAGCTTCGCCGGAAGATGAAGGAGGTTCACTCTGCGAATATCACGATATACCACCCCCACCTGACGGTGGTTATGGTTGGGTGGTGGTATTTGCATCGTTTATGTGCAACATGATAGTGGACGGTATTGCCTATACGTTCGGCGTCTTTCTAGGGGAGTTTGTTAAATACTTTGGGGAAGGAAAGGGCAAGACAGCTTGGGTCGGCTCGTTGCTGTCTGGAATGTACCTTAGCGCTG GTCCTGTTGTCAGTGCTTTAACAAATAAGTATGGCTGTAGAGCAGTGTGTATGGCAGGAAGTTTCTTAGGCGCCGCCGCATTTGTACTTTCAACATTTTCAAGCAGTGTAAATATGCTTATGATGACTTACGGTATTATGGGAG GAATTGGATTTGGTTTGATATATCTACCTGCAGTAGTTTGCGTAGGCtattattttgaaactaaaagaTCCTTAGCTACGGGTATCGCTGTATGCGGATCGGGATTCGGCACGTTCGCATTCGCGCCTCTCGCGACCATATTGCTTGAGACGTACAGCTGGAAGGGAGCAAATCTAATCCTGGCTGGCCTCATCTTAAATTGCGCA GTATTTGGTGCCATGATGAGGCCTTTGGAATATCCGAAAGCTTCCTCCGTTAAACCATTATTACAAAGAATGGCCGAAGAGAAGAGATTTCAGATGGAACGTGGCAGCATCGGTGGTTCTTATTTTATGGTACAATTACCAGACGGATCTATGGAAAAGAGAATGAAAATGCCCATCAATATTGATCCTGGTGTTCATTCCAGCTTCAATTTAGACCAATTAGTGCCTG GAACTCCTTTAACACCAGTTCCAACGGTGCCAACCCTTCCAACTATATCCGAAGTGAAGGTACAAGAACACTCTTCCAGTGGACATACCAGCGACAGCAGCATggatttaaagaatatttcgaataaacctaaaagcaaaaatatcgagGAAACTAAAGACGCGGAGAAAACCAAGGACGCGGAGAAGCCCGAGAATGAATTTAATAAGACGATAATCCCCAGAAACGCATCGCAGCCGGCTTTCACGACCCACGTTCAAGGTTTGCCTAAAAACGGCTCTGTGCCATTCTTCGATAGAATTCGTAAAACGAGTACCAGCGAGCGCTACAAGCCCAGCCTTAGTGCAATAAAAAACTCTAGGACAACGCTTAACTCTAATGGAGATATCAGAAAGAGCTTGCATCTGAGACTTTCCACAAGTAGTATGCTGGGATCGCGAAATAATAACGCTGAAGTTGAT GATGGTGAGAGTATTACTTTTACTACCAGTAAAACTAGTATTCCAAAGGAAAAACCAATGATGGTCCGTCCCTTGTCGAGAAAGGATATTTTCTACAGTGGTAGCGTAGTCAATTTACCAGAATACCAAAGCCAGAAATCTCTCGCCAATTATCGTCAAAGTGTTATATCTATTCCCAAATCTGTACGTGGTGACGTAGTCGATATGGAAAAAGGGCAacaac aaCCTTTATGCCCTTGCTTGGTATTGCCTGACTCGTTTAAGGAAGCTCTAGCGACAATGATGGATATGTCTTTGTTGAAAGATCCTGTTTTTCTTCTAATTGGTATTAGTAACGTGTTTGGTATGGCTGGATTGTATGTACCTTTTGTATATCTAGTGGATGCTGCGGTCTTAGAT ggaATTGAAAGCAATTCTGCATCGTTCTTATTATCCATTATTGGAATAACGAATACTATAGGTCGTGTTGCTTGTGGATATGTCGCCGACTTTCCGCAAGTTGATTCCTTACTGTTAAACAATATTTGCTTAATTATATCTACAATCGCAGTAGCTGCAACGCCATTTTGCCATACTTACGCAGCTTATATTATCATGAGCATATTTTTCGGAATAGCAATAT ctGGGTATATCTCATTAACATCGATCATTTTGGTGGATCTCTTGGGATTAGATAAATTAACGAACGCTTTCGGCCTTTTAATTCTGTTCAGAGGGGCTGCTGCTATAGTTGGCTCACCCTTAGCGGGCGCTGTTTACGACGCAACGCAAAGCTATAGCATCCCGTTTTTCATGGCAGGGTTTTTCTTCCTTATAAGCACTGTTACTAGTTTCATGGCCCCTGCTATGAAACGGTGCACTACGCCGCag ACTCAACCTGTGATATTAGATACATTGACTCCAATTGACGAAGATATCGAGGAAGAGAACGAGGAGGACTTACCGGAAATAATAGAAACTGCGCCGTCACCCTTAGAACCAcctgaaaaagaaatcaagCAAATAGAGtctgttttataa